One Azospirillum sp. TSA2s genomic region harbors:
- a CDS encoding branched-chain amino acid ABC transporter permease, whose amino-acid sequence MSLHSQSSGRASAQTAGAPATAGLTMARVGALVVLAALLAVPFVLYPVFLMKVLCFALFACAFNLLIGFGGLLSFGHAAFFGSAAYVTAHAVKEWGWSPELGILLGTLTAVVLGLVFGLIAIRRQGIYFAMITLALSQMVYFLALQLPFTHGEDGIQAVPRGVLFGVFDLHNPLAMYYTVLGVFLIGFAIIWRTVHSPFGQVLKAIRENEARAISLGYRTDRYKLLAFVLSASLAGLAGGTKAIVFQLATLTDVTWQMSGEVVLMTLLGGMGTLSGPVIGAALVVTLENYLAATSLPVPVVIGCIFVACVLVFRRGIAGEIAARFGKHSQNS is encoded by the coding sequence ATGAGCCTTCATTCGCAGAGCAGCGGCCGGGCGTCCGCACAGACCGCCGGCGCACCGGCAACGGCGGGCCTGACCATGGCGAGAGTTGGCGCGCTGGTGGTGTTGGCCGCTCTGCTGGCGGTGCCGTTCGTGCTCTATCCGGTCTTTTTGATGAAGGTGCTGTGCTTCGCACTGTTCGCCTGCGCCTTCAATCTGCTGATCGGCTTCGGCGGGCTGCTCAGCTTCGGTCATGCGGCATTCTTCGGCAGCGCCGCCTATGTCACCGCCCATGCGGTGAAGGAGTGGGGATGGTCGCCTGAACTGGGGATCCTGCTGGGCACCCTGACCGCGGTCGTCCTGGGGCTGGTCTTCGGCCTGATCGCCATCCGCCGGCAGGGCATCTATTTCGCCATGATCACGCTGGCGTTGAGCCAGATGGTCTATTTTCTCGCCCTGCAACTGCCCTTCACCCATGGCGAGGATGGCATTCAGGCGGTGCCGCGCGGCGTCCTGTTCGGCGTCTTCGACCTGCACAACCCGCTGGCGATGTACTACACGGTGCTGGGCGTCTTCCTGATCGGATTCGCCATCATCTGGCGAACGGTGCATTCGCCCTTCGGTCAGGTGCTGAAAGCGATCCGTGAGAACGAGGCACGCGCCATTTCGCTGGGCTACCGCACCGACCGCTACAAACTGCTGGCCTTCGTGCTGTCGGCGTCGCTGGCCGGGCTGGCGGGCGGCACCAAGGCCATCGTCTTCCAATTGGCGACGCTGACCGACGTGACGTGGCAGATGTCGGGCGAAGTCGTGCTGATGACGCTGCTGGGCGGAATGGGCACGCTGAGCGGCCCGGTCATCGGTGCCGCTTTGGTGGTGACGCTGGAGAATTATCTGGCGGCGACCAGCCTGCCGGTGCCGGTCGTGATCGGCTGCATCTTCGTCGCCTGCGTGCTGGTGTTCCGTCGGGGAATAGCCGGGGAAATCGCGGCGCGTTTTGGGAAGCACAGCCAGAATAGTTAA
- a CDS encoding phasin family protein has translation MAMDKDTTTSARETADRAKGTVEDMTRAGEATTRRAADAARSMGENAAETGREAADASLNAGQKAMGVGADMTRRSAETAGTMMNKASDVAGRTTEQLQRALGLSKEAQGAVASQTRETMDVMVQCGSVLADGWQNAWREWMGLAQDVASRNAEGMNALMRSRTVPDFYAAQSRMLKDNMQMVLSRSVKISEMSASTANTAMGKLNARLEGAAQQTERRF, from the coding sequence ATGGCTATGGACAAGGATACCACGACCAGCGCGCGTGAAACCGCTGACCGGGCAAAAGGCACGGTGGAGGACATGACGCGCGCCGGTGAGGCCACCACCCGCCGCGCCGCCGATGCCGCCCGCTCGATGGGTGAGAACGCGGCAGAGACCGGCCGGGAGGCCGCCGATGCCAGCCTGAACGCTGGTCAGAAGGCAATGGGGGTGGGTGCGGACATGACCCGCCGCAGCGCTGAGACTGCCGGCACCATGATGAACAAGGCCTCCGATGTCGCCGGCCGCACGACCGAGCAGCTCCAGCGCGCGCTGGGCCTGTCGAAGGAAGCGCAGGGCGCGGTCGCCAGCCAGACCCGCGAAACCATGGACGTCATGGTCCAGTGCGGCAGCGTTCTGGCCGATGGCTGGCAGAATGCCTGGCGCGAATGGATGGGGCTGGCGCAGGACGTCGCCTCGCGCAATGCCGAGGGAATGAACGCGCTGATGCGCAGCCGGACCGTCCCCGATTTCTACGCGGCGCAGAGCCGTATGCTGAAGGACAACATGCAGATGGTCCTCAGCCGCAGCGTCAAGATCTCGGAGATGTCGGCGAGCACCGCCAACACGGCGATGGGCAAGCTGAACGCCCGTCTGGAAGGTGCGGCGCAGCAGACGGAGCGCCGCTTCTGA
- a CDS encoding 23S rRNA (adenine(2030)-N(6))-methyltransferase RlmJ → MNYRHIFHAGNPADVMKHAVLALILDHLRAKPTPFCVLDTHAGIGRYDLTSEAARKTGESDEGIGRLFGHPLPHPALAPYLDAVQALNPDGTLRWYPGSPRIARAALRPQDRMVLVELHPDDAVSLKAEFAGDRSVAVHQSDAYTALKAHLPPKEKRGLVLIDPPFEQPDEFARMAEGLAQAHRRWSTGIFALWYPIKERAAVWRFQDAVEKTGIPKVLIAELTWHPEDTHLRLNGSGLLIVNPPWKLDETLKELLPALHDALPSTGGGAAVSWLTPEAP, encoded by the coding sequence ATGAACTACCGCCACATCTTCCACGCCGGCAACCCGGCCGACGTGATGAAGCACGCCGTGCTGGCGCTGATCCTGGATCATCTGCGCGCCAAACCGACGCCTTTCTGCGTGCTGGACACCCATGCCGGCATCGGCCGTTACGACCTGACCTCCGAGGCGGCCCGCAAGACCGGTGAGAGCGACGAGGGCATCGGCCGGCTGTTCGGCCATCCCCTGCCGCACCCGGCACTGGCGCCCTATCTGGATGCCGTCCAGGCGCTGAACCCCGACGGCACCCTGCGCTGGTATCCCGGCTCCCCGCGAATCGCCCGTGCCGCGCTCCGCCCGCAGGACCGCATGGTGCTGGTCGAACTGCACCCCGACGACGCCGTCAGCCTGAAGGCGGAGTTCGCCGGCGACCGCTCCGTCGCCGTCCACCAGTCCGATGCCTATACCGCGCTGAAGGCCCATCTGCCGCCCAAGGAGAAGCGTGGGCTGGTCCTGATCGATCCGCCATTCGAGCAGCCCGACGAGTTCGCCCGCATGGCGGAGGGGTTGGCGCAGGCGCACCGCCGCTGGTCCACCGGCATCTTCGCCCTGTGGTATCCGATCAAGGAGCGCGCGGCGGTCTGGCGGTTCCAGGATGCGGTGGAGAAGACCGGCATCCCCAAGGTGCTGATCGCCGAACTGACCTGGCATCCCGAAGACACCCATCTGCGGCTGAACGGCTCCGGCCTGCTGATCGTCAATCCGCCCTGGAAGCTCGACGAGACGCTGAAGGAGTTGCTGCCGGCCCTGCACGACGCCCTGCCCTCCACCGGCGGCGGGGCCGCGGTGAGCTGGCTCACGCCTGAAGCGCCCTAA
- a CDS encoding transglycosylase SLT domain-containing protein — protein sequence MRGRNQRAGATKCGRFALAAGLLTAPLVALSVSGTAQAQTVSKESCVTHAVEAEQKLGIPSGMLVAIALVESGQDGTPHPFAMSVQGRPYYARNVSDAARHLRDHRGQLRSNTYVGCMQLSVATHRGEFQPLEKIVEPRDNVFYAGQLLVRFHGEEGNWKTALARYNGSSGRRAQAYVCKIWQSLGELDTQSAKLLASSRCEDTDPVSVAPRTRRSFHNAQQVAAIN from the coding sequence ATGCGGGGACGAAATCAGCGCGCAGGCGCCACAAAGTGTGGACGCTTCGCACTGGCTGCGGGACTGCTGACGGCTCCCCTGGTGGCGCTCTCCGTTTCCGGAACCGCCCAGGCCCAGACCGTTTCGAAAGAAAGCTGCGTCACCCACGCGGTGGAGGCCGAACAGAAACTCGGCATTCCCTCCGGCATGCTGGTGGCCATCGCCCTGGTCGAAAGCGGCCAGGACGGTACCCCCCACCCCTTCGCCATGAGCGTGCAGGGCCGTCCCTACTACGCCCGCAACGTCAGTGACGCCGCCCGTCATCTTCGCGATCACCGCGGCCAGCTTCGCTCCAACACCTATGTCGGCTGCATGCAGCTGTCGGTCGCCACCCACCGTGGCGAGTTCCAGCCGCTGGAGAAGATCGTCGAGCCGCGCGACAACGTGTTCTACGCCGGCCAGCTTCTCGTCCGCTTCCATGGCGAGGAAGGCAACTGGAAGACCGCGCTGGCCCGCTACAACGGCAGCTCCGGCCGTCGCGCCCAGGCCTATGTCTGCAAGATCTGGCAGAGCCTGGGCGAACTGGACACGCAGAGCGCCAAGCTGCTGGCCTCTTCCCGCTGCGAGGATACCGATCCCGTCAGCGTCGCTCCGCGCACCCGCCGCAGCTTCCACAACGCACAGCAGGTCGCGGCGATCAACTGA
- a CDS encoding tetratricopeptide repeat protein: MSADPSIGDEPQIYNLDQMFRFGYDRLYAGDNAGAVRAFRAGVAVDPSHAEAWSALAEAGGGTDAAGQAAACFRRAVTLEPGNWGWRLMLADALRQCGKTDAAHALFQSLAAERSDSAQARLGLARCLAAAGRQEEALEEYREAVALRPNDRDAILALADAQALSGDALAAVELLQPLARRLEDDASVHHALGRSWLALREPAKALTALRHAARIAEGDEAAAIERLIEALEAGEGADLSASYVRALFDRYADRFDQDLVGKLGYAAPELLRSAVDRVTPGAAGLRILDLGCGTGLAGVAFKPLASRLAGVDLSPRMVEKARQRRLYDELTVGDVVEAMERAPGGWDLLVAADVLVYIGDLAPVFAAAARALPPGGRFAATVERLPGEPASLTGGSFVLGATRRYAHAKHYVRATAEAAGFLIRLMEPCSPRREKGIPVPGLLFVVERAAR, encoded by the coding sequence GTGTCCGCGGATCCCTCCATTGGCGACGAGCCGCAAATCTACAATCTCGATCAAATGTTCCGGTTCGGTTACGACCGGCTCTACGCGGGGGATAATGCCGGAGCCGTCCGCGCATTTCGCGCCGGCGTCGCAGTCGACCCCTCCCATGCGGAGGCATGGTCGGCACTGGCGGAAGCCGGCGGCGGGACCGATGCGGCAGGGCAGGCGGCGGCCTGTTTCCGGCGCGCCGTCACTCTGGAACCGGGCAATTGGGGCTGGCGGCTGATGCTGGCCGATGCCCTGCGGCAGTGCGGCAAAACCGATGCTGCACACGCGTTGTTCCAGTCCCTTGCGGCGGAGCGGAGCGATTCGGCACAGGCACGACTCGGACTCGCCCGTTGCCTCGCCGCGGCCGGCCGCCAAGAGGAAGCGCTGGAGGAGTACCGGGAGGCGGTGGCGCTGCGCCCCAACGACCGCGATGCCATCCTCGCGCTGGCGGATGCGCAGGCTCTGTCGGGGGATGCGCTGGCGGCGGTTGAACTGCTTCAGCCGCTGGCCCGGCGGCTTGAGGATGATGCGTCCGTCCATCACGCGCTGGGCCGCAGCTGGCTTGCCCTGCGCGAACCGGCCAAGGCGCTGACCGCGCTACGCCACGCCGCAAGAATCGCCGAAGGGGACGAGGCGGCGGCGATCGAACGCCTGATCGAGGCGCTGGAGGCAGGGGAGGGTGCCGACCTGTCCGCCTCCTATGTCCGCGCCCTGTTCGACCGCTACGCCGACCGCTTCGACCAGGATCTGGTGGGCAAGCTCGGCTACGCGGCACCCGAACTGCTGCGGTCGGCGGTGGACCGCGTCACGCCCGGCGCTGCGGGATTGCGCATCCTCGATCTCGGTTGCGGCACCGGACTGGCGGGCGTCGCCTTCAAGCCGCTGGCCTCCCGGCTCGCCGGAGTCGATCTGTCGCCGCGGATGGTCGAGAAGGCGCGGCAACGCCGGCTCTATGACGAACTGACCGTCGGCGACGTCGTTGAGGCGATGGAGCGGGCGCCCGGCGGCTGGGACCTGCTGGTCGCCGCCGACGTGCTGGTCTATATCGGCGACCTCGCCCCCGTCTTCGCGGCGGCAGCCCGCGCCCTTCCTCCGGGAGGCCGTTTCGCCGCCACCGTGGAACGCCTGCCGGGCGAACCGGCCTCGCTTACGGGCGGGTCATTCGTGCTTGGCGCGACCCGCCGTTATGCCCATGCCAAACATTATGTCCGGGCGACGGCAGAAGCGGCCGGCTTCCTCATCCGCCTGATGGAACCCTGCAGCCCGCGACGGGAAAAGGGCATACCGGTTCCTGGCCTCCTGTTCGTGGTGGAACGGGCGGCGCGGTAG